The Halorientalis sp. IM1011 genome window below encodes:
- a CDS encoding glucose-1-phosphate thymidylyltransferase, which produces MKGLILAGGRGTRLRPITHTGPKQLVPVANKPVIQYAIEDLVEAGITDIGIVLGNKGREAIQAALGDGDSFGVDITYIVQGNPLGLSHAVGCARDFVGNDDVVVYLGDNILKQGISELVEDFRNGDFGAGIALQSVDRPEQFGVADVDADGGITRLVEKPDDPPSNLALIGIYVFSSAVFDAIEDLKPSWRGELEITDAIQLLLERGHEIDSHIVEGWWKDTGKPEDILEANRLVLNDATASVDGTVDPDAEVKGTIDLHETSSIHADAVVRGPVSIGAKSEIGPDTYVGPYTSIGPDTNIRGAHVENSVVMGGAEITTDRKIIDSLIGYGVTVGSAEKLRPDGSRLVVGEHSNLRL; this is translated from the coding sequence ATGAAGGGTTTAATTCTCGCTGGCGGTCGCGGAACGCGTCTGCGGCCGATCACTCACACCGGTCCGAAACAGTTGGTCCCCGTCGCGAACAAACCCGTCATTCAGTACGCGATTGAGGACCTCGTCGAGGCCGGTATCACCGACATCGGCATCGTTCTCGGGAACAAAGGACGGGAAGCGATCCAGGCCGCACTCGGCGACGGTGATTCGTTCGGCGTCGATATCACGTACATCGTCCAGGGTAATCCGCTCGGACTCTCCCACGCGGTCGGCTGCGCCCGGGACTTCGTCGGTAACGACGACGTGGTTGTCTATTTGGGTGACAACATACTCAAACAGGGCATCTCCGAGTTGGTCGAGGACTTCCGAAACGGTGACTTCGGTGCCGGAATCGCACTCCAGTCGGTCGATCGCCCCGAGCAGTTCGGCGTTGCCGACGTCGACGCCGACGGGGGGATTACACGGTTGGTCGAGAAACCGGACGATCCGCCCAGCAACCTCGCACTCATCGGTATTTACGTGTTTTCGTCGGCAGTCTTTGATGCGATCGAGGACCTCAAACCGTCTTGGCGTGGTGAACTGGAGATCACCGACGCCATTCAACTGCTCCTCGAGCGCGGACATGAGATCGACTCTCACATCGTCGAAGGTTGGTGGAAAGACACCGGAAAACCAGAGGACATTCTCGAAGCGAACCGTCTCGTGTTGAACGACGCAACAGCGTCCGTAGACGGTACGGTAGACCCCGACGCGGAGGTCAAAGGGACCATCGACCTCCATGAGACGAGTTCGATCCACGCCGATGCAGTCGTCCGTGGGCCTGTATCGATCGGCGCGAAATCCGAAATCGGTCCCGACACATACGTGGGACCGTACACCTCGATCGGTCCGGATACGAATATCAGAGGTGCACACGTCGAAAACAGCGTCGTTATGGGCGGTGCCGAAATTACCACGGATCGGAAGATCATCGATAGCCTCATCGGATATGGCGTCACCGTTGGGAGCGCGGAGAAGTTGCGACCCGATGGCAGCCGACTCGTCGTCGGCGAACACTCGAACCTGAGACTATGA
- the rfbB gene encoding dTDP-glucose 4,6-dehydratase, which yields MDVLVTGGAGFIGSNFVRYLLSETDHAVTTVDILTYAGSKNNLDGTLDDPRHTFVEADVRDEGAMSELVANADAVVHFAAESHVDRSIANATLFASTNVVGTQVLLEAAIDTDLEMFLQVSTDEVYGEILEGEFGESDPLEPRNPYAATKAGADLLVQSYATTHGLPVAITRSSNNFGPRQHPEKLIPKLITKAAAGESLPIYGDGSNVREWIYVEDNCRALTRVLEDGEPGEIYNVGSGIERSNLEVARAVVDAVGASEELIEFVEDRAGHDQRYALDSSKIWALGWEPRWSFDEGLERTVEYYR from the coding sequence ATGGACGTTCTCGTCACCGGTGGCGCGGGTTTTATTGGATCGAACTTTGTTCGCTATCTGTTGTCCGAAACCGACCACGCCGTAACGACAGTTGATATCCTCACCTACGCCGGTTCGAAGAATAATCTCGACGGGACTCTAGACGATCCTCGACACACCTTCGTTGAGGCTGATGTACGAGATGAGGGGGCGATGAGCGAGTTGGTCGCAAACGCCGACGCTGTGGTTCACTTCGCGGCCGAGTCCCATGTAGACCGGTCCATAGCGAATGCTACCCTGTTCGCCTCAACCAACGTCGTCGGGACACAGGTACTGCTCGAAGCAGCCATCGACACAGATCTGGAAATGTTCCTACAGGTATCGACTGACGAGGTGTACGGAGAGATTCTGGAAGGTGAGTTCGGCGAGTCCGACCCTCTTGAACCCCGAAATCCATATGCGGCGACCAAAGCCGGTGCCGATCTCTTGGTGCAAAGCTATGCGACGACGCATGGACTACCCGTCGCGATTACCCGCTCGTCGAATAACTTCGGACCGCGCCAACATCCCGAGAAACTCATCCCAAAGTTGATTACGAAAGCCGCTGCTGGAGAGTCATTGCCGATCTATGGTGATGGCTCGAACGTTCGCGAGTGGATCTACGTCGAAGACAACTGCCGGGCACTGACCCGCGTTCTAGAAGATGGCGAGCCCGGTGAAATCTATAACGTCGGGAGCGGTATCGAGCGCTCTAACCTCGAGGTCGCCCGGGCCGTCGTTGACGCCGTCGGTGCGTCCGAGGAACTCATTGAATTCGTCGAGGATCGGGCGGGACACGACCAGCGGTACGCGCTTGATAGCAGCAAGATATGGGCGCTTGGCTGGGAGCCGAGGTGGTCATTCGATGAAGGGTTAGAGCGAACCGTCGAGTACTATAGATAA